CCATAATGTGAGAGGTCGCCGGGTCTTTTCTTTTTGGAAAATACTGTAGTCTGATAGAAGTCCAGCATCAGACCAGTCCAACACCGTCGATTCAGCTCAAATCTGACGCCTCATAGTTGTGCTTCTTTTGTAAAAAAAACATCGGCAGGAACAAACTGGCCGCAGCCCACGCGCGTAAACCTCTACTAATATCTCCCCTAATCTCTCCTGATTCCAGTCGTGGCCACCACCGACCCGATCTCCTCCATCTTGCCTCGCACGTAGCTGCCTCCTGCTCTCCTCGCCGTTGTCCATCTACTCGACGCTCGGCCTGGTGGTCGTCGAAGCACGCGGCAAAACCTTGGAAGAGCTCCTGGCCCTGCTTGGCGCCTCATCCGCCCACGAGGATCGCCCAGTTCGTGAGCGGCCTCGCCTCCGACCCATCCTGCTCGGAAGGGCCCGTCACCACCTACGCCTATGGAACTCACGCCAGCCTACCCACACACCGTCGCACAGTCAACTTCGCCGAGGTCTGCACTTTCATCTTTCTCTGTTGCTTGCTTGGTCTGACATTGTAATGAATTCGTACATGCAGGGATGCTTCTAATATATAGTACACCTATTTTGCGTCAGATGATAATTTGCTTCCATAGTTTTTCTTTTAAAACGGAACTTAAGTTAGAATGTTGGACATATTGTACCAGGcaagcagtggcggagcttcaaaGAAAAAGTTGGGCGGGCCAATGTAAACAATAACACATTTTTTTAGGCATTATTGAGTATTCGGTACATTTTGTTCTCATTAATTTTCACCCTACTAGAAGGATTGGGCGCGCTGTGCTGCGCCAAGGTAAAGAAAAAGTTACTGGCAAGATACTAaaatttttgtcttagatttgtcaaaATACGAATGTATTTAGTCACATTATAATGTTAGATGCATACATAACTATGCAAATCTAAGATAAATATTTTGAGACGGAGGTGTACATTATTATGCCTTGTTTTAGTTATCTTCTTACACTAAAATGCATCGGCACAGTCGTCGCGAGGTGAACATGGAGCTCTACTCAGTGTCGGCAGCAGACTAGCAGTCCTGGTTGGTAGCGCAGCGGATTGCGGTAGTCAGTAGAGGCAGAGGTCGGAGGCATATAGGCGGCATCATGAAAGGATCCCAACGGCCGGGGTCaggactggccggtgaggaggccggAGCTAGGGGAGGGAGGATGGCGCCAAGGCGAGGTCGCGTGGAAGCGGGCGGAGCCGTGGAGCAGGCAGTATGAAGTAGGAAGCATGCGCTTAGCAGCGAGGAAGTTGTGTGATCTGTGCGCGCGAGGGAAGGCTCGTTGTCGACGCGAAATCTGCCCTGCGTGAGATGCACGTGGCAGCGGCGGAGTCCTGGCCGGCCGGCGGCCTGCTGCTCCTGCTATGTTCGCTCGCGCGAAACCTTGAATTGGATCGATTTGTAACTGTGCCTTTGTCACTTCGGCTGAGTGGGCTATGAAGCATAGTATACGtacaaaaaaatgagaaaaacctgggcgggccatggcccggtTCGGCCCCAACGGAGCTCCGCCCCTACAGGCAAGTAATACTCATGTTCCGCCATCCTCGGTTCGTTCATGCTACCGCCTACCGCGGCTACAACACACACTTTGCCTCCCTCGTCGCGGACCGCTATTGTGTCGTGGCCACCGCTACAGTCCTATTCGGCGGCAACGACATGTCCCTACTCGACGGAGAGCGCGTTTCAGCATGCCCCGTCGATGATCACATGCACTCGCTCTCTTACTGCCTTGCTTGTGTCGTCGTCCCTTCCCTGTTGTCTGTCGCGTTCTATTTGCCGTGATAGTTTCCGTGCAAGGGAAAATAGTTGATCAGCATGAGAAAATATTTCTATTGCCTGTAAATAATGCTTCCATCACGTGAGCAAGTGCTTCCTAACTTTGCTCCTATAATGCTTCTTTAGTACTTTGCTAGTACGTACTCCTGTAATGCTTCGATAGTAATGCTAAGATATTCTGGCTATCACTACAATGTGCTTCTTATTTTCTTCTGGTGCAAATTCAAACATCTTTGGAAGCAATGTTTGATGCATACTCTTCCTATGTAGGAAGAAATATTTGTTGCACAATGTCATGAGCAACAGCGGAGTGGTGACCATCGCTTCGCCAAGGGCTTCTCTGCAGCCATCGAGGGTCAGTATGTAGACGGGGATGCCAACAACGAGATGGCTGATAGGAGTGGTGCCAGCAATGGCGAGGACGTCGACCGACAACAACAGCATCCCCCTCTCCCATCAGCGGCTATGCCACAATGCTACTCGAGTACTAAGCCAATATTGGACAACATTGATACAATCAGGAAGCAGCTAACATGAATATGTGCATATGTGTCGGTGCTACTACTGAAGCGGGCAATGAAACTAAAGGGTGCATGTTTTGTTCTTTTTTTATGCTGACGAAGCACTGAATGATATTCTATGAAGGTCTGTAAATTTCTGTTGGAAGCAAGTAACTTCGATTAAACATATTAAGTATATACAAAAATTGAAAAAGAAGCATACAATGACAATGGTTGAAACAATAATTCAAATCATTGAAGCATATGTGATGAACATTTAAATATTGCTACTGGACGAGAATTTGAATCAGTACTGAACTTGTGATATATAGCCTTTCTAAAACACAAAATTGGAACAATGTCTAATTTAAATCATGGAAGTACTAAAAAAATCATGGATATATGATCCGTTGATTTTCTTGGTGCCCAAACAATACAATAGTAAGTTATGCAAATTTATTAAATTTTGTACAAAGTAACTGAATTGCTAGTAAATAAAAGAATTGGAAGCATAATGCATGGAAGCATTTCATCTAAAAAATGAAGGAAGCACGCCACCTGATAGTGCTGCGATTTACTACTGATTATGAAGCACGGCTGTAGTGTTGGAAGCATAACTTCTGTATAACAGAAATAAACATATGAAGCATGGTTTGTGGGAAACATATGAAGCACGGCTGTAGTAAATCAAAGAAATATCGACGGTTTATTGAGGGAAATCAATGGCAAGCATCACCAGATGGAAATTGTTTAGATATGGAAGCTGGTGCATGAAAAGTACAGGCCGTGCGTGCTTCATGGAGCAGTTTCCTTTTAGCAGTTAAAGAGTAGTGCTGATGGATGGAAACTACCAAATCCCGCTTAACTACCAAAGGCCCACGTCCACCAAGTCAATTAGATCGGACGCTTAAATCAACTCCAATCGTACGACAGTGGGCTGGTCTGATGGATAGCTAGGGATCAGTAGTCTGATCCCTAGTGGTTTTTTCATGCATGTAGCTAACGTAGTCGGGTCTTCTCTTCTCTTTGCCTCAAGTAGGAATCCTTGAAAAATTTAGGGCCCTTTTGTAGATAGTTCAGCTAGCAATTCATCCATCTAGCTCACGTACTGAATTTAATTCCCTTTTTTTAGAAAGCTCACATAGAAATCCATCCATGCTTCATTCAGTTTAATTCATCTATCCTTCATTCAGTTCACTACATATAGTTTCGCACATGTATAAAAATTGTTACGACTGTATGTAAACGAGCAATATGGGACTATTGAACATATTTTATTTTCCTTATTTCCTAGGTAGCTGGGCTAGCTAAATTGCGTGGGGTGTGAAATTCACAGACATCGAATTGACCTGTGTTTGTAAGGCGTGAGTAAAAATCCAGAAAGAAAGATGAGTTGAAGGATCGTACTCACGATCTCAAACACCTGACACAGTCCTGCCAATGACTCGAATAAACATGTCCTGCTAACCAATGGACAACGTAAATATTTAAGAACATACCGCAACATCGGATTTGAAACATTCTATGATTACTTTTTTTTTACTTCctaaaaaataattattattacgaATTGCCAAATATTGTTggaaacatgaacaaattttgaaatcccaaacaattttcaaaactgcaaTTTGTTTTTTGGAAGTTTCATACATTTTCAGAAATACAGAAACAAATTTGAAAtgggaacattttctaaaattcacaaacatttttcaaaaacacGAACCTTTTATAAGAACACaagcatttttttgaatttttgaacaattttcaaaaatggGAACATGTTTACCTTTTAGAACAATTTTAGAAAATGTGTAATTTTTAacgtgaacattatttgaatttgtgagcaTTCCTCTAAAgcaagaatatttttcaaatttggagtATGTTTTAAAATGTAATTTTTTAAGAATCTTGAACAATTTTGGAAAATACAATTTTTTAACACAAATGTGAACATTACTTTTCATTTAAAAAAATAGTGTCCTTTTCCAGCTAGCTCACATGCCAATACATCCATCCTTTGTCTGGAATAATAGATCCATACTTCACACATCTTATTACTACATGTAGTTTTACACACGTTTATAAATTGGTACGACCGTATGTAAAGAGCAATACGGggctatttaaaaaaaattatgttgAATTCCTGAACATTTCACCACAATAAGATTTTTTTTCCGAAtttggaacatttttttaaaatacaatgtttttttttgaaaatctgaaacaaaattttaaaacagCAACATTTTTTCCGTTTTCAACAAATTTCAGAATGACAATTTTTTAATGTCTGAACATTTTTAAACAGGAATAAAATTTTAGAATTCTGaacattcttcaaaattttgaacgaaattgaaattctaaacatttcataaaaaaattatttgatcaaaaaagtaaaaataaacaaaaataagataaaaaaggaaaaaggaaaaaagaaagaggaaagaggaaataaaaagggaaaggaaCATAAAATGTTAAATATAAAATGAACACAAAAAATgaaaacgggccggcccagtctAGGGCTATCTGTGCGAACCTCCGACTATTTGTCGCCACATGCGGCAAATAGGAGTTTCCCAGCTGCGTGTGCAGggaaataagtgggctggctttaCTGGGCTTTAGCGCGTGGCCCATGTacgaaattctggataaaccataTTTCTTTTTCTAGCACATGGATGCacaaaaaattagtaccacctcgaaaaGTAAAAAAATCTATTCGCTGGTGAATGGATGAAAAATTTGGAGAaccgcaccttgctttattagtaggtatagaagaagtaatcgaggcaacaagaaaGAACCAGAtgcaaaactaacatggatgaacaattggaacgacgtcggggtggaagatcagagtgaagatgagaccaggttctcttatttccatcaacatttgtgcgccaactttcagtccttaacacttgagaaagtttatccaagttcggtcataaaaaagcagcaatcttcttggttcatgaacccaactcggaacttgtatccatggcttgtcttcaatgtgaccattaaactggtgtattcagttatggcaaggccgagcatcttgagtacatgtgttctggcagagcaaggaatgcacttcAAGAAatataatatgagaacacaatgtattccctatccaaatctagaaataattttctccttcacgtcagtgtcgaccatggtactagtaccttttatccaaatatagcaatccaaatttccaaattagtcaacagcatgttcaaaaaatcccaccctcccggatagaacaGAGGATtttaggaacatactgtgcgtgttttaaaatccagtgttaggatgagaaggaacaagtgtggcgtctcgacgagggcgcagaaacctatagggtcctcgcactttgggcactgcaaatgaaacacactagattcagtaggaagaaaaatgcatcaacggcagcgactgccatcctaggattacccgcgaccaagggacttggacttatcggggatggatgaagaattcgtatctggttctccatgagaaaaccctatgcaatcaccgagagggggttttctctgaacgaccagacgagggagaaggggatacaggcccaatgaaatattgctgcttcgtccgtccagcttattgctaaagctggaaaggtgggttttttttgtgatttgacggctcattgagCATTACTGAGGCGCTACGACCGGAGTGAGTCTACCATGCAGTTGTACACTCaaatttggtgcatggcacgtggaccccgttgccggatgccccacatatcagcgaaaggaagtagaaatgcaggagtaactagttacacataaatatatttttgacagagagatactccctctgtaaagaaatataaaatcttttatatcataaatttatacataagaaaaatcaaggggaatatacataacataatatgggggttcaactgagaatataatactcacacaggctcacggttctggactttgggccacaggccggtgggcctgcatgtttggtgGCCCATGTGTTCTatctcagcgcttttcatattgcaagtgatcggtacggcgctggttttagatgctgtagcaaggcgaatacagaaaattgaataaagcacggtagctgttagaatgaaatcgaacgacagttcctaaccagcaaacagagttgcaattctatcaaagatatcctacgtgataaataatactgtcgtactacttatacacacaggacacttgtttcaccatgccagattattacatcaaaatctcttggaggatagatcagttcggcagttgcgttcTGCTACTGAAGAATtacaaagttgatttggaccagctctccttgccgagaaattttgattttgacatcatcccctaccgcaagatttgttttagatttgaaccttgaccatcctttagcatcaatcatcatgcgaccatcctttgtacttacggtatattgaggaggttcattcacaccaaggccgcgcatggtaagagaaacttggccacggtcaccCAGATTGTTGAACAACTCCCTctttgctcta
This window of the Triticum aestivum cultivar Chinese Spring chromosome 5D, IWGSC CS RefSeq v2.1, whole genome shotgun sequence genome carries:
- the LOC123120360 gene encoding uncharacterized protein is translated as MDDGEAGNERSLGTCGGRGHHRPDLLHLASHVAASCSPRRCPSTRRSAWWSSKHAAKPWKSSWPCLAPHPPTRIAQFVSGLASDPSCSEGPVTTYAYGTHASLPTHRRTVNFAEEEIFVAQCHEQQRSGDHRFAKGFSAAIEGQYVDGDANNEMADRSGASNGEDVDRQQQHPPLPSAAMPQCYSSTKPILDNIDTIRKQLT